Genomic window (Terriglobales bacterium):
CCGGGCACAGCTATGTGGTCTATGGCCCGCTGGCCGCCGGCGCCACCCTGCTGATGTACGAGGGCGCGCCCGACTGGCCCAAGCCCGACCGCATCTGGCGCATCATCGAGAAGTACCGGGTCAGCATCCTTTATACGTCGCCGACGGCCATTCGCTCGTTTATCCGCCAGGGCGACGGCTGGCCGGAGGGCCGCGACCTCTCCTCGCTGCGCCTGCTGGGGACGGTGGGCGAGCCCATCAATCCGACGGCGTGGAAGTGGTACCACAAGGTAATCGGCAAGGAGCGCTGCCCCATCGTGGATACCTGGTGGCAGACGGAGACGGGATGCATCCTGATCTCGCCCATGCCGGGGGCCACGCCCGCCAAGCCGGGCTCGGCCACGCGTCCGCTGCCCGGCGTGGCCGCCGATGTGGTGGACGATGCTGGTAACTCCGTCGCCGTGGGCAAAGGCTTCCTGGTGCTCACCCAGCCCTGGCCGGCGATGATGCGCACGCTGTACAACGACCGGGAGCGCTACAAGGAGAATTACTGGTCGCGCTTCCCGGGCAAATATTTCACCGGCGACGCGGCTACGCGCGACGAGGACGGCTACATCTGGTGCCTGGGCCGCGTGGACGACGTGATCAACGTCGCCGGCCACCGGCTGAGCACCATGGAGGTGGAGTCGTCGCTGGTCCGGCACGCAAGCGTAGCCGAGGCGGCGGTGGTGGGCGCGCCGCACGAGCTCAAGGGCCAGGCCATCCACGCCTTCGTCACGCTGAAGAAAGATGCGCTGACGGGCGACGGCGTCGCCCAGGAGCTGCGCGAGTGGGTGGCGCACGAGATCGGCGCGCTGGCCCGGCCGGAGCGCATCCACTTCGTCGTGTCGCTGCCCAAGACGCGCTCCGGCAAGATCATGCGGCGCCTGCTGCGCGAGATCGTCACCACGCGCTCGGTTTCGGGGGATACCACTACGCTCGAGGACTACAACGTCATCCTTCAGCTCAGCCAGCAGGGGAAAGAAGAAGAAGAGATCCTCCGGGAGAAGAAATGAAGCAAGCTGCGAAAACCCAGGTCCTTCGACTCGCCACCCCGCGCTCGAAGAACCGCGCGGGGTCCCCGGCTCGCTCAGGATGACAGCTTTCCAATAAGGAGACTCTATGGCAAAGATCACGCAATTGATGATTCAGGTTGAGAACAAGCCCGGCGCGCTGGCCAAAATCTGCTCGGAGCTGGCCAAGGTAGCGGTGAACATCACCGCCATCATGGCTTCTCGAGACGAAAAGGAAGGCATCCGCATCGTGGCCACGCCCCACGCCACCGCCAAGAAGGTGCTCGACGGACTGAAGATCCCCTACCGCGAGGAAGACGCGGTCGCGGTGCGGCTTGGCGACCGCCCGGGCGCGCTAGGCAAAGCCACGCGCAAGCTGGCCGACAACGGCATCAACATCAACTACGCCTACGGCTCCATCGTGAAGGGCGAAGGCCGCGCGCTCATCATCATGGGCGTATCGGATGTGAACAAGGCCGCCGACCTAGTGTAGGGACGCAGCAGGCTACGTCTCTGCGGGATGCGCTCAGTAGGCCGCGTCCAGCAGCTCCACCACGTGCTTCACGTCCATCTTGAGGCCGCGGCGCTGGACGCCGACGCGCAGCTGCAGCATGCAGCCCACGTTGGCGGTGGCGATCACTTCCGCAGGGACCGAAGCCACGTCTTCCATCTTGGCGTCGAGGATCTGCATGGAAAGCTGGTTCTCGATGACGTTGTAGATTCCGGCCGAGCCGCAGCAGTGGTCGGAGTGCGGCATCTCGACCAGTTCGGCCCCAGCGGCGCGCAGCAGTTCGCGCGGCGCGGAGCGGATCTTCTGGCCATGGGCGAGGTGGCAGGGGTCCTGGTAGGTGACGCGCGCGGCGAGCTTCTTCGCCGGTGGACGCAGACCGAGCTCCGCCAGGAATTCGGTCACGTCTTTCACCTTGGCCGCGAAGCGCTTGGCCCTCTCAGCGTAGTCCGAGTCCTCGGCAAGCAGGTCGTCATACTCCTTGAGCGTCGAGCCGCAGCCGGCGGCGTTGGTGACGATGGCGTCGAAGCGGTCGTCGAGCATGGCATCAATGTTGCGGCGTGCGAGCGAGCGGGCCTCTTCGCGGAAGCCGGCGTGCGCGTGCAGCGCGCCGCAGCAGCCCTGCCCCTCGGGCACCGAGACTTCGACGCCGTTGCAGGTGAGGACGCGCACGGTCGCCCGGTTCAGCTCGGCGAAGGCGACGCTTGAGATGCATCCCGCGAGAAAGGCCACGCGCCCGCGCGGCTCACCCTCGGGCGGAAAGGTTCTCCCGATCTCGGCGAAGAAGAAATCCTCGTCGATGCGCGGGGCGAGCGCTTGGATCTCCGCCAATCCGAGAAGCTTCAAGATCCCGGTGGCGCGCACAAACTTCTCCAGTCCCGAGCGTTGACACCAGCGCAGCCGGTGCCCCCAGCGTGCGAGCACGCGATAGTCCCCCAAGACCGTGCTGAAGACGTAGCGGCGCATCCGGCGCGTGAGCCACGGCCGCCGGTAGTGCTGCTCGATCTGCGCGCGGGCGCGCTCCACGATGCGTCCGTACTCGACGTCGGAGGGGCAGGCGGTCTCGCAGGCGCGGCAGTCGAGGCAGCGGTCGATGTGGGTGACGAAGGAGTCGCCGATCGCCAGCCGTCCCGAATCCGCCTGCAACACCTGATAGATGCGGCCGCGGGGCGAATCCGCCTCCAGCCCCAGCACGCGATATGTGGGGCAGTGGTTCAGGCAAAGCCCGCAGTGGATGCAGACCGAGTAGAGCTCCCAGGTCGGACGGTCGGAGCCGGCGAAGTTCGACGCTGCGGGTTGGGCGCTGGTAGCCACGGCGTCAGACCACGAACCTTCCCCGGTTGAGGACGCCGGCCGGGTCCAGCGCGCGCTTCACCTTGCGCATCGATTCCCGATCGGTGGGCGACGATCCCCAGACGTCGAAGTACAGCTTGGCCTCGCGGGGGCAGCGGACCACGACCGCCGAAGCATCGCGCGGCAGCGCTCCACGAAATGCCGACACCGCAGCCACGTACTGCATGGCCGAGGGCGGGTCCACCAGCAGCGGCAGGAAGGCGAGCGCCAGCGAGCCCGCGCCGAAGCGTCCGACGGCGGCGGGCAGGAAGTTGTTGTCCAGAGCGCGCTCGGCGGCGGCGAGCGCGCCCGCGACTGCGCTCAAGGACAGGCTGACGTTCACCATCATGGCATTGTGATGGCGCTTCAGCACGGCGTCTTCGAAACGGAGGAACTGGCGCCAAAAGGCAGCATCGGCCTCGCCGGCCAGTTCCTCGGAAACGGCGCTGCTCAGGTCGCGCCGGTAGCGGGCGAGGACGGCATCGGAGCCGGCGGCGCGCACCAGCACCCGCCATGCGCCGGCTTCGAGCTCAACCGGAGCCACAGGGTGGAGGTCGTCCACGTTGCGAGGCGGCGGAGCCTCGCGCAGGTATTCCTCGGCGCGCGGTGAAACCAGTTCCAGACAGATGGGACTGAGCGCAGAGCGCAGCAAGCGGTCGCGGAAAGCAAGGGCCTCCGCCGCCGAAGCGAAGTCGCACGCGAAGGTCGCGGTCTGGCGCGGGCGCGGGAAGACTTTGAAGTTCGCGCTAACGATGACGCCGAGCGTCCCGAAGCTGCCGATGAGGAGCTTCATCAGGTCGTATCCGGCGACGTTTTTCACCACGCGGCCGCCGCCCTTGGCGATGCGGCCGTCGCCGGTGACGAAATGCACGCCGATGCAGTAGTCACGCAGGCCGCCGTAGCCGTGGCGGAGCGGGCTGGAGGCGGCCGTGGCCAGCAGGCCTCCGAGGGTCTCCAGCTCGGGGCGCGGCGACGCGACGGGAATGAACTGCTGATTCGCCGCCAGCTTCTCATCGAGCGCGGCGAGAGTCATCCCGGCGCCCGCGCCCAGAGTGAGGTCGCCGGGGTCGTAGTGCTCGAGCGCGGCCAGGCGGCGGGTTTCGAGAACGACGTCCACGCGCTCGGGCACGCCGCCGATTCCCTGCCGCGCGAATCCGCCCGCGGGAACGACGGTCAGTTCGTGGCCGGAGGCGAAGCGCAGGACGGCTGCGACCTCTTCAGCGGAGCCGGGCGCTACCGCCACCGCGGGCGCGACCTCCTCGACGGCCAGGCCGGCGAGCGCGGCGGCATCCTCGCGGACGTGCTCCTCGCCCACGATGGCCGCCAGCTCCCGCGCCAGCGAAACCGCGGTCTCCGCCGCGCTCATAGCGGGACTCCGCCGGGCAGCGTCCCGCCCATCGTCTCCCGGCAACTGCGGGTAGTGGGAAAGATTTTCTGCGGATTAAGGAGAAAATCCGGGTTGAAGGCGTTGCGCAGCCGGGCCATGACCTCGAGGTCATCGTCGGTGAAGAGCATGGGCATGAGTTCGTTCTTCTCCATGCCCACGCCGTGCTCGCCGGTGATGGAGCCGCCCACGCTCACGCAGTACTCGAGGATCTCGCGCCCAGCGTCGAGGGTGCGCCGGGTCTGTTCGGGGTTGCGGACGTCGAAGAGGATGAGCGGGTGCAGGTTGCCGTCGCCGGCGTGGAATATGTTGCCGATGGTGAGCGAATATTTCTTGGCGACGGATTCGATGTGCCGCAGCGTGTCGGGGATCCGCGTGCGCGGGATGACGCCGTCCTGTACGTAATAAGAAGGAGAGATGCGGCCCACGGCGCCGAAGGCGTTCTTGCGTCCCGCCCACAGGCGCTGGCGCTCTTGCTCGTCACGGGCACGGCGCAGCTCGCGCACCCGCAGCCGCCGGCAGACTTCGCCCACCGCCTCGGCTTGCTCCTCCACCGCTTCGCGCAGTCCTTCGAGCTCGATCAGCAGCACCGCGCCCGAATCCAGCGGATAGCCGGCGTGCGTCGCTTCCTCGACCACGCGCAGGGTCCAGCCGTCGAGCATCTCGAGCGCCGCCGGGGTGATGCCCTCGGCGGTGATGGCGGCGACGGTCCGGGCGGCATCGTCGATGCGATCGAAGATGGCCAGCAGCGTGGCCACGAATTCCGGCAGGCGTGTGAGCTTGACGGTGATCTTGGTGGCGATGCCCAGCGTGCCTTCTGAGCCAACGAAGAATCCGGTGAGGTCGTAACCCATGGCTTCGGCGGCCTTACCGCCGTACTCCACCACCTCCCCGCTGGGCAGCACCACCTCCAGCCCAGTGACGTGGTTCACGGTGACGCCGTAGGCCAGAGTGTGCGGCCCGCCGGAATTTTCGGCGACGTTGCCGCCGATGGTGCAGGCCTTCTGGCTGGAAGGGTCGGGGGCGAAGTAGAACCCGTCGCGCGCGACCGCGTTCGAGAGGTCGAGGTTGACCACGCCGGGCTGCACCACGGCGCGCTGGTTTGCGAGGTCCACCTCCAGGATGCGGTTCATGCGCGAGAAGCCCAGCACGATGGCGCCGCTGCGGGCGATGGAGCCGCCGCTCAGTCCGGTGCCGGCGCCGCGCGGCACGATGGGCACGCCGCTCTCCACCGCCAGGCGCATGATGTGGGAAACCTGTTCGGTGGTCCGGGGAAAGACGACAGCGCGAGGCGTGCCGCGGCTGAAGCCGCCGTCGTACTCGTAGAGCATGAGGTCCTCTTCGCGCTCGAGGACCGCGTCGGCGCCAGCGATCTTCTTGAGCCGCTTTACGACCGCGGAAAAGTGCATGGAAAGGCTCCCGCGCGCAATTCTAGCATCGGGCCGCGGACAGGGAGGCGCGCACAGCGGCTAAAGCCGCATCCTTGTTCGCTGCTTTTCCCACGCCTGAAGGCGTGGGCTGACACGGAGCGTGGGCCTCAGGTCTTGCGGGAGCTGGTCTGCTGGATGTAGTCGCTCATCATGCGCGATTCGCTGTCCTTCTCGCTGAGGTTATGCAGCAGCAGGTCGCGCAGGGAGAGGAAGCCCTTAAGTTCCTTGCCTTCGACCACAGGCAGATGGCGGAAGCCGTGCTCCCGCATGAGGAACATGCAGTTCTCGATGCTCTCCTCCACCGAGACGCTGTGCGGGCGCGGGGTCATGACCTCGGAGACTTTGGTAGAGCCGGGGCTGCGGGCGCCGGCCACCACTCGCTTCATCAGGTCGCGCTCGGAGAACACGCCCACCAGCTCGCCATCGCGCAGCACGGGGACGGCTCCGATGTTGTGGTCCACCATGTAGTGCACGACCTCGAGGACCGACTGATCGGCCTCCACCTGGAAGATGGGCCGGTCATTGAGCAGCTCACGGATTTTTGACATCAGTCCTCCCCAGGGTCGCGCCTATTCCGCATCCACGTCGAAGGCATCCAAGATGAGGGAATCGGCATTGATGAGCATCACGCGCCGATTGTAGACCTCGCGCTGTGATTCCCCACACAGACCAAAAGACGCTTTGTAATCGAATCGTACGCCGGAAATCGAGCGGAATACAAGGCAGGAGGACCAAGGCCCCTAGCCGCCGCTCTCGCCTGGATTCTCGATGAAAACGAAATAGGAGCAGGCCCAGAGCGCCGTGGGAATGCTGCCGCGGGGCTGAGCGGTGAGGATGACGTTGTAGTCGTCGGTCACCTGCAGCGTCTCCAGCAGAGAGCCGCCTTCCTGGACTTCCACCAGGGCGAGGTAGGCGAGGAAGTCGTAGATGTCGGGAGCGCCGCGGTATCCAGGAGCGGCGAAGGAGAGATCGGTATCCTCGGTGGCGAAATGCCAGGCCAGGGACGCCGCCAGGGCCACGGCGCGCTCGTAGGCTTGGGGCACCACCCCGCTGGAAGGGGCGGGATTGTCGAAGACGATGCGCAGCTTGCGCTCGTCCTCGCGGGTGAACTCGCGCACTTTGAGCGCGCCCGACTTGGCGGTGGCCTTCCAGTCCACGTGCCGGGCCGAGTCCTCGGGCAGATACTCGCGGATGCGGTAGAGGTCGTAGCCGCGCCCGCGCACGAAGGCCTCGAACTCACCGGTGATCATGGGCAGGATCTCGAAGAACTCGTCCATGGGCTCCACCGAGGGATAGACCAGCACTTCCTTCCTCAGGGCCATGCGGCGCGTCTTCACCAGGAAGGAAAAAGGAAAGCGCGTGGCCACGCCAAAGCCCTCCTGCACATAGCGGCCGCGGTGCGGGAACTTGAGCTCAACCTCCGCCGTCGCCTGCCCCCGCGCCGGAATATAGGGAAAGTAGACCGACCCAGCAAAAATCCGCCCGAGGTCGGGGGACTCGGGCAGCTTCTTCCAAACCAAGTCGGGGAAGCGCAGCCATTGCTTCTCTGGCGGGCCGGGCGGGAAGGCCCACACCCCACGCTGCCAGCGGCGCTTCGCGCCGGCGCGCTTGCGCCGGGGCGGGGCCACGCTGATGGAGAACGAAGGCGCGCCCAGCCGGGTGTTGGTGAGCTTGAGGCGCGATATCACGCTCTTGCCGGCAAAGACGTGGGCGGGAAGCGAGATCTCCAGTTCCAGTCCGCGCAGCACTCCTGCCGAGGCCACGCCGGACACCAGGACC
Coding sequences:
- the acs gene encoding acetate--CoA ligase, which produces MDHTEVFPPPKAFSERASVRSMEEFERLYRAAAEDPEKFWAERAQAVHWFTPWTKVLDWSNPPFAKWFVGAKTNVSYNCLDRHLATPRRNQAAILWEGENFEQRILTYQELARRVAKLANALKALGLKAGDRAIIYMPMVPEAAVAMLACARLGVTHSVVFGGFSAEALKTRIEDLEAKAVITSDASLRRGKEILLKQNVDEALASGCPSVRHVIVHKRLGTLTQMRSGRDHWWDDLTTGVSEVCPAEELDSEHPLFVLYTSGTTGKPKGVVHSTGGYLTQVLATLDWVFDLKEGDIYWCTADIGWVTGHSYVVYGPLAAGATLLMYEGAPDWPKPDRIWRIIEKYRVSILYTSPTAIRSFIRQGDGWPEGRDLSSLRLLGTVGEPINPTAWKWYHKVIGKERCPIVDTWWQTETGCILISPMPGATPAKPGSATRPLPGVAADVVDDAGNSVAVGKGFLVLTQPWPAMMRTLYNDRERYKENYWSRFPGKYFTGDAATRDEDGYIWCLGRVDDVINVAGHRLSTMEVESSLVRHASVAEAAVVGAPHELKGQAIHAFVTLKKDALTGDGVAQELREWVAHEIGALARPERIHFVVSLPKTRSGKIMRRLLREIVTTRSVSGDTTTLEDYNVILQLSQQGKEEEEILREKK
- a CDS encoding ACT domain-containing protein, coding for MAKITQLMIQVENKPGALAKICSELAKVAVNITAIMASRDEKEGIRIVATPHATAKKVLDGLKIPYREEDAVAVRLGDRPGALGKATRKLADNGININYAYGSIVKGEGRALIIMGVSDVNKAADLV
- a CDS encoding heterodisulfide reductase-related iron-sulfur binding cluster, giving the protein MATSAQPAASNFAGSDRPTWELYSVCIHCGLCLNHCPTYRVLGLEADSPRGRIYQVLQADSGRLAIGDSFVTHIDRCLDCRACETACPSDVEYGRIVERARAQIEQHYRRPWLTRRMRRYVFSTVLGDYRVLARWGHRLRWCQRSGLEKFVRATGILKLLGLAEIQALAPRIDEDFFFAEIGRTFPPEGEPRGRVAFLAGCISSVAFAELNRATVRVLTCNGVEVSVPEGQGCCGALHAHAGFREEARSLARRNIDAMLDDRFDAIVTNAAGCGSTLKEYDDLLAEDSDYAERAKRFAAKVKDVTEFLAELGLRPPAKKLAARVTYQDPCHLAHGQKIRSAPRELLRAAGAELVEMPHSDHCCGSAGIYNVIENQLSMQILDAKMEDVASVPAEVIATANVGCMLQLRVGVQRRGLKMDVKHVVELLDAAY
- a CDS encoding FAD-binding oxidoreductase codes for the protein MSAAETAVSLARELAAIVGEEHVREDAAALAGLAVEEVAPAVAVAPGSAEEVAAVLRFASGHELTVVPAGGFARQGIGGVPERVDVVLETRRLAALEHYDPGDLTLGAGAGMTLAALDEKLAANQQFIPVASPRPELETLGGLLATAASSPLRHGYGGLRDYCIGVHFVTGDGRIAKGGGRVVKNVAGYDLMKLLIGSFGTLGVIVSANFKVFPRPRQTATFACDFASAAEALAFRDRLLRSALSPICLELVSPRAEEYLREAPPPRNVDDLHPVAPVELEAGAWRVLVRAAGSDAVLARYRRDLSSAVSEELAGEADAAFWRQFLRFEDAVLKRHHNAMMVNVSLSLSAVAGALAAAERALDNNFLPAAVGRFGAGSLALAFLPLLVDPPSAMQYVAAVSAFRGALPRDASAVVVRCPREAKLYFDVWGSSPTDRESMRKVKRALDPAGVLNRGRFVV
- a CDS encoding FAD-linked oxidase C-terminal domain-containing protein, which encodes MHFSAVVKRLKKIAGADAVLEREEDLMLYEYDGGFSRGTPRAVVFPRTTEQVSHIMRLAVESGVPIVPRGAGTGLSGGSIARSGAIVLGFSRMNRILEVDLANQRAVVQPGVVNLDLSNAVARDGFYFAPDPSSQKACTIGGNVAENSGGPHTLAYGVTVNHVTGLEVVLPSGEVVEYGGKAAEAMGYDLTGFFVGSEGTLGIATKITVKLTRLPEFVATLLAIFDRIDDAARTVAAITAEGITPAALEMLDGWTLRVVEEATHAGYPLDSGAVLLIELEGLREAVEEQAEAVGEVCRRLRVRELRRARDEQERQRLWAGRKNAFGAVGRISPSYYVQDGVIPRTRIPDTLRHIESVAKKYSLTIGNIFHAGDGNLHPLILFDVRNPEQTRRTLDAGREILEYCVSVGGSITGEHGVGMEKNELMPMLFTDDDLEVMARLRNAFNPDFLLNPQKIFPTTRSCRETMGGTLPGGVPL
- a CDS encoding CBS domain-containing protein — encoded protein: MSKIRELLNDRPIFQVEADQSVLEVVHYMVDHNIGAVPVLRDGELVGVFSERDLMKRVVAGARSPGSTKVSEVMTPRPHSVSVEESIENCMFLMREHGFRHLPVVEGKELKGFLSLRDLLLHNLSEKDSESRMMSDYIQQTSSRKT
- a CDS encoding DUF58 domain-containing protein, yielding MLSILKSALGQVEREAWVRFFIAVAGLSLAFAAAIFSTVFRQEGNVVATAISASLALLIAGGVAVTSVPYLARRVALVRMRDAFDYDITREGMVYLGVALAIGVAALNTGNNLLFIVVAALLSGVLVSGVASAGVLRGLELEISLPAHVFAGKSVISRLKLTNTRLGAPSFSISVAPPRRKRAGAKRRWQRGVWAFPPGPPEKQWLRFPDLVWKKLPESPDLGRIFAGSVYFPYIPARGQATAEVELKFPHRGRYVQEGFGVATRFPFSFLVKTRRMALRKEVLVYPSVEPMDEFFEILPMITGEFEAFVRGRGYDLYRIREYLPEDSARHVDWKATAKSGALKVREFTREDERKLRIVFDNPAPSSGVVPQAYERAVALAASLAWHFATEDTDLSFAAPGYRGAPDIYDFLAYLALVEVQEGGSLLETLQVTDDYNVILTAQPRGSIPTALWACSYFVFIENPGESGG